The following proteins are encoded in a genomic region of Methylobacterium tardum:
- a CDS encoding efflux RND transporter permease subunit: protein MNISEPFIRRPVATTLLTIGVLLAGLFAFLKLPVAPLPQIDFPVILVQAQMAGASPDTMAATVAAPLERRLGAIADVNEMTSTNTLGSTRIVLLFGLNRDIDGAARDVQAAINAARADLPAALRQNPTYRKFNPADTPIIILGMTSQTLTRGQVYDSAATVVQQKLSQLPGVGNVDIGGSSLPAVRVELDPTALFNYGIGLEGIRAALASANANSPKGEIDVGPRRYQLYANDQGRKAADYRDIIVAYRNGAAVKLTDVGQVLDGVEDKRNLGIVNGEPGVLLFVYKQPGANVVETINAVKEALPQITAALPGGIDIKLTGDRSATIRASLSATEETLLVAVGLVILVVFGFLRSWRATLIPAVAVPISIIGTFSAMYLLGYSLNILSLTALIIGTGFVVGDAIVVLENVQRHIEEGKPRLQAALIGAREVGFTVISMSLSLIAVFLPILLMGGLVGRIFQEFSVTLSLSILISLVLSLTTTPMMCARLLRAEGHGPDGAPASGRRPNRLIRMLEGGFSGLLRAYARTLEVALAHPRLVLLSLLATVGLNVYLYIIVPKGFFPEQDTGQMMGGIQADQRISFQSMEKKLKQATAIVGADPAVESVVGFTGGRGTNSANVFVGLKPLNARAPISTVMARLRPKLAQVAGARLYVFPRQDLQMGGRQSFAQYQYTLQGDTAEELFAAAPKLLAALQKDPTFADVTSDQQEGGLESRVVIDRATAFRYGITPNKIDNTLYDAFGQRQVSAIYNPLNQYHVVMEIAPRYLETPETLKQIYVSTSGGNAAGSATTNAVAGTVAAGGSVNTNAATGTSSPGSASSATTSVGGAATGTGAVGGASGSTGAAAAAASASTADTASNAAAIASDSARNASSNAIAASKGGASSSAPVSAAKETMVPLSAFARIEPGNAPVQVSHQGLFVATTISFNLAPGKSLSDATAAIDQAMANLHLPATIHGEYAGAAKNYVASASRQPLLILAAILAVYAVLGILYESFVHPLTILSTLPSAGVGAVLALLVTGTDFTIIALIAVFLLIGIVKKNAIMMIDVAIDAERTRGANPVDAIREACLLRFRPIMMTTLAAMLGAVPLILANGEGAELRRPLGIAIVGGLIVSQILTLYTTPVVYLTLDRLRHRVLNRRRRAGRGGEAALPAGE, encoded by the coding sequence GTGAACATCTCCGAGCCGTTCATCCGGCGGCCGGTCGCGACCACGCTGCTCACGATCGGCGTGCTTCTCGCCGGCCTGTTCGCGTTCCTGAAGCTGCCGGTGGCGCCGCTGCCGCAGATCGACTTCCCTGTCATCCTCGTCCAGGCGCAGATGGCCGGCGCCTCGCCCGACACCATGGCGGCCACCGTGGCGGCGCCCCTCGAGCGGCGGCTCGGCGCCATCGCGGACGTCAACGAGATGACGTCGACCAACACCCTGGGCTCCACCCGGATCGTGCTGCTGTTCGGCCTCAACCGCGACATCGACGGGGCGGCCCGCGACGTCCAGGCCGCCATCAACGCGGCGCGCGCCGATCTTCCGGCGGCGCTCCGGCAGAACCCGACCTACCGCAAGTTCAACCCCGCCGACACGCCGATCATCATCCTCGGCATGACCTCGCAGACGCTGACCCGCGGCCAGGTCTACGATTCCGCCGCCACGGTGGTGCAGCAGAAGCTGTCGCAGCTGCCCGGCGTCGGCAACGTCGATATCGGCGGCTCGTCCCTGCCGGCGGTGCGGGTCGAGCTCGATCCCACGGCCCTGTTCAACTACGGCATCGGCCTCGAGGGCATCCGGGCGGCTCTGGCCTCGGCCAACGCCAACTCGCCCAAGGGCGAGATCGATGTCGGTCCCCGCCGCTACCAGCTCTACGCCAACGACCAGGGCCGCAAAGCCGCCGATTACCGCGACATCATCGTGGCCTACCGAAACGGCGCCGCGGTCAAGCTCACCGATGTCGGCCAAGTGCTCGACGGCGTCGAGGACAAGCGCAACCTCGGCATCGTCAACGGCGAGCCGGGCGTGCTGCTGTTCGTCTACAAGCAGCCCGGCGCCAACGTGGTCGAGACCATCAACGCCGTGAAGGAGGCGCTGCCGCAGATCACCGCGGCCCTGCCCGGCGGCATCGACATCAAGCTCACGGGCGACCGCAGCGCCACGATCCGCGCCTCGCTCTCGGCCACCGAGGAGACGCTGCTGGTAGCGGTCGGCCTCGTGATCCTGGTGGTGTTCGGCTTCCTGCGCTCCTGGCGCGCCACGCTGATCCCGGCGGTCGCGGTGCCGATCTCGATCATCGGCACCTTCTCGGCGATGTACCTGCTCGGCTACTCGCTCAACATCCTGTCCCTCACCGCGCTGATCATCGGCACCGGCTTCGTGGTCGGCGACGCCATCGTGGTGCTGGAGAACGTCCAGCGCCACATCGAGGAGGGCAAGCCCCGGCTCCAGGCGGCCTTGATCGGCGCCCGGGAGGTCGGCTTCACGGTGATCTCGATGAGCCTGTCGCTCATCGCGGTGTTCCTGCCGATCCTGCTGATGGGCGGCCTCGTCGGCCGCATCTTCCAGGAATTCTCCGTCACCCTGTCGCTGTCGATCCTGATCTCCCTGGTCCTGTCGCTCACCACGACGCCGATGATGTGCGCCCGGCTGCTGCGCGCCGAGGGGCACGGTCCGGACGGGGCACCCGCATCGGGGCGCCGGCCGAACCGGCTGATCCGGATGCTGGAGGGCGGCTTCTCGGGGCTGCTCCGGGCCTACGCGCGGACGCTGGAGGTGGCGCTCGCCCATCCGCGCCTCGTCCTGCTGAGCCTGCTCGCCACGGTCGGGCTCAACGTCTACCTCTACATCATCGTCCCGAAGGGCTTCTTCCCCGAGCAGGATACCGGCCAGATGATGGGCGGCATCCAGGCCGACCAGCGCATCTCGTTCCAATCGATGGAGAAGAAGCTCAAGCAGGCGACCGCGATCGTCGGCGCCGATCCGGCGGTCGAGAGCGTCGTCGGCTTCACGGGCGGCCGGGGCACCAACTCGGCCAACGTCTTCGTCGGGCTGAAGCCGCTCAACGCGCGGGCGCCGATCTCCACCGTGATGGCGCGGCTACGGCCCAAGCTGGCGCAGGTCGCGGGCGCGCGGCTCTACGTCTTCCCCCGCCAGGACCTGCAGATGGGCGGCCGCCAGAGCTTCGCCCAGTATCAGTACACCCTCCAGGGCGACACCGCCGAGGAGCTGTTCGCCGCCGCCCCGAAGCTGCTCGCCGCCCTGCAGAAGGACCCGACCTTCGCGGACGTCACCTCCGACCAGCAGGAGGGCGGGCTGGAGAGCCGGGTGGTGATCGACCGGGCGACCGCGTTCCGCTACGGCATCACCCCGAACAAGATCGACAACACGCTCTACGACGCCTTCGGCCAGCGCCAGGTCTCGGCGATCTACAACCCGCTGAACCAGTACCACGTCGTGATGGAGATCGCGCCGCGCTACTTGGAGACGCCTGAGACGCTCAAGCAGATCTACGTCTCGACTTCGGGCGGCAATGCGGCCGGCTCGGCGACCACCAACGCGGTGGCCGGCACCGTCGCGGCGGGCGGCAGCGTCAACACCAACGCGGCGACCGGCACGAGCAGCCCAGGCAGCGCGTCGTCGGCGACCACGAGTGTCGGGGGCGCCGCCACCGGCACCGGCGCGGTCGGCGGCGCCTCCGGCAGCACGGGCGCGGCCGCCGCGGCGGCCTCGGCCAGCACGGCCGATACGGCGTCGAACGCCGCCGCGATCGCCTCCGACTCGGCCCGTAACGCGTCCTCCAACGCGATCGCGGCGAGCAAGGGCGGCGCCTCGTCGAGCGCCCCGGTCTCGGCCGCCAAGGAGACGATGGTGCCGCTCTCGGCCTTCGCGCGGATCGAGCCGGGGAATGCGCCTGTGCAGGTCAGCCACCAGGGCCTGTTCGTGGCGACCACGATCTCGTTCAACCTCGCGCCGGGCAAGAGCCTGTCGGACGCCACCGCGGCCATCGATCAGGCGATGGCCAACCTGCACCTGCCGGCGACGATCCACGGCGAGTATGCCGGCGCGGCCAAGAACTACGTCGCCTCCGCATCGCGCCAGCCGCTGCTGATCCTGGCGGCGATCCTGGCGGTCTACGCGGTGCTGGGCATCCTGTACGAGAGCTTCGTGCACCCGCTCACGATCCTCTCCACCCTCCCCTCGGCCGGCGTCGGCGCGGTGCTGGCCCTGCTGGTGACTGGCACCGACTTCACCATCATCGCGCTGATCGCGGTGTTCCTGCTCATCGGCATCGTGAAGAAGAACGCGATCATGATGATCGACGTGGCGATCGACGCCGAACGGACCCGGGGCGCGAATCCCGTGGACGCGATCCGGGAGGCCTGTCTCCTGCGCTTCCGGCCGATCATGATGACGACGCTGGCGGCCATGCTCGGCGCCGTGCCGCTGATTCTGGCCAACGGCGAGGGCGCGGAGCTGCGCCGTCCGCTCGGCATCGCCATCGTCGGCGGCCTGATTGTGAGCCAGATCCTGACCCTCTACACCACCCCCGTCGTCTACCTCACCCTCGATCGCCTCCGGCACAGGGTGCTCAACCGCCGCAGGCGCGCCGGACGGGGCGGAGAAGCGGCGCTGCCGGCCGGGGAATGA
- a CDS encoding efflux transporter outer membrane subunit: MTPASVGPSGHQPAAADRRRRTLASLLLAAPLLAGCVVGPDYARPSVETPLAYKQGGVREDSPAYVAARKKGWREARPSDAVERGDWWRVFRDPTLDRLIRLVDVDNQSLRQAVANYRQARALVASAQAALYPTVIGAPSITRTGSGTTTRTNVALIGQASWELDLFGGTRRNIESEAALAQSDAATIALTRLSIQAEIAADYLTVRYADALQKVLGENVENFKKTLTITENQYAAGVAARSDVITAQTQVQTIQAQAIAVRLTRVQYVNAIATLIGRPPSEVSIPVAGIGRNPPGVPVGIPGDLLERRPDVAQAERLVQAQSERIGVAVAAFFPTVTISAQGGISGATRNGLLSAANQVWSVAASGSEVLFDGGARTAALRSAEAGYDAAVANYRQVVLSAFAEVENQMAALRILGQQQGAQDTAVDLSRKAVEITLNEYRAGTQNFTTVVTAQNLLVTNEVNALQVRLSRFTAAVTLIRALGGGWDVRALPSDSELKGPSLPIDRGGQAVRPDE; encoded by the coding sequence ATGACGCCTGCTTCCGTCGGACCGTCGGGCCACCAACCCGCCGCTGCCGATCGTCGGCGCCGCACCCTCGCATCCCTCCTCCTCGCCGCCCCGCTCCTCGCCGGCTGCGTGGTCGGCCCCGACTACGCCCGGCCCTCCGTGGAGACGCCGCTCGCCTACAAGCAGGGCGGCGTCCGGGAGGACAGCCCGGCCTACGTCGCGGCGCGGAAGAAGGGCTGGCGCGAGGCCCGGCCCAGCGACGCCGTCGAGCGCGGCGACTGGTGGCGGGTGTTCCGGGATCCGACGCTCGACCGGCTGATCCGCCTCGTCGACGTCGACAACCAGTCCCTCCGGCAGGCGGTGGCGAATTACCGGCAGGCGCGGGCGCTCGTCGCCTCCGCGCAGGCCGCCCTGTACCCGACGGTGATCGGCGCGCCGAGCATCACCCGGACCGGCAGCGGCACCACCACGCGCACCAACGTGGCGCTGATCGGTCAGGCGAGCTGGGAGCTCGACCTGTTCGGCGGCACCCGCCGCAATATCGAGAGCGAGGCGGCCCTGGCGCAATCCGACGCCGCCACGATCGCGCTGACCCGCCTGTCCATCCAGGCCGAGATCGCGGCCGACTACCTGACGGTGCGCTACGCGGACGCCCTGCAGAAGGTCCTCGGCGAGAACGTCGAGAACTTCAAGAAGACCCTGACGATCACCGAGAACCAGTACGCCGCCGGCGTCGCGGCCCGCTCCGACGTGATCACCGCCCAGACCCAGGTCCAGACCATCCAGGCCCAGGCCATCGCGGTGCGCCTGACCCGGGTGCAGTACGTCAACGCCATTGCCACCCTGATCGGGCGGCCCCCTTCCGAGGTGTCGATCCCGGTGGCCGGCATCGGGCGCAATCCCCCCGGTGTGCCGGTCGGGATCCCGGGCGACCTGCTGGAGCGGCGGCCGGACGTCGCCCAGGCCGAGCGGCTGGTCCAGGCGCAGAGCGAGCGCATCGGTGTGGCGGTGGCGGCCTTCTTCCCGACCGTGACGATCTCGGCCCAGGGCGGGATTTCTGGGGCGACCCGCAACGGCCTGCTCTCGGCGGCCAATCAGGTCTGGTCGGTGGCGGCCTCCGGCAGCGAGGTGCTGTTCGACGGCGGCGCGCGCACGGCGGCGCTGCGCTCGGCCGAGGCCGGCTACGACGCCGCGGTGGCCAATTACCGGCAGGTGGTATTGTCGGCCTTCGCCGAGGTCGAGAACCAGATGGCGGCTTTGCGCATCCTCGGCCAGCAGCAGGGAGCGCAGGACACTGCCGTGGACCTGTCGCGCAAGGCTGTGGAGATCACGCTCAACGAGTACCGGGCCGGCACCCAGAACTTCACCACGGTGGTAACCGCGCAGAACCTGCTGGTGACCAACGAGGTCAACGCCCTCCAGGTGCGGTTGAGCCGCTTCACCGCGGCGGTGACGCTGATCCGGGCGCTCGGTGGCGGCTGGGACGTGCGCGCCCTGCCGAGCGATTCCGAGCTGAAGGGTCCGAGCCTGCCGATCGACCGGGGCGGTCAGGCGGTCCGCCCGGACGAGTAG
- the dmeF gene encoding CDF family Co(II)/Ni(II) efflux transporter DmeF yields the protein MHSHSLEPWTHGHVFLGDRHDRHARRTWAVVTLTAATMVAEILGGTWFGSMALVADGWHMSTHAAALGIAALAYHFARRHADDPRFSFGTGKFGDLAAFASAIILGLIALLIGAESLDRLLHPVAIGFGPAIPIAVLGLAVNVASVWLLHDDHDAGDGGHAHGGHSHGGHSHGGHGGHDTNFRAAYIHVLADALTSVLAIAALLGGRYLGLAWLDPAIGLVGTAVILTWSWSLLRTAGLVLLDARPSAAATREIRERLETGGDRISDLHLWQVGPGHRAAVIALVSDDPQPPAHYKARLAGVRGLSHVTVEVQPCPRHAAVA from the coding sequence ATGCATAGCCATTCCCTCGAACCCTGGACGCACGGCCACGTCTTCCTGGGCGACCGGCACGATCGCCACGCCCGCCGGACCTGGGCGGTCGTCACGCTCACGGCCGCCACCATGGTCGCCGAGATCCTCGGCGGCACGTGGTTCGGCTCCATGGCGCTGGTCGCCGACGGCTGGCACATGTCGACCCACGCGGCGGCGCTCGGCATCGCGGCGCTCGCCTACCATTTCGCCCGACGGCACGCGGACGATCCGCGCTTCAGCTTCGGCACCGGCAAGTTCGGGGATCTGGCGGCCTTCGCCAGCGCGATCATCCTCGGGCTCATCGCGCTGCTGATCGGAGCCGAGAGCCTGGACCGTCTGCTGCACCCGGTGGCGATCGGCTTCGGACCGGCGATCCCGATCGCCGTCCTGGGGCTCGCCGTGAACGTCGCCAGCGTCTGGCTGCTCCACGACGACCACGACGCCGGAGACGGCGGGCACGCCCACGGGGGACACTCGCACGGCGGGCACTCCCACGGGGGCCACGGCGGGCACGACACCAACTTCCGGGCCGCCTACATCCACGTGCTCGCCGACGCGCTCACCTCGGTCCTGGCCATCGCGGCCCTGCTCGGCGGGCGCTATCTCGGCCTCGCCTGGCTCGATCCGGCCATAGGGCTGGTCGGCACGGCGGTGATCCTGACGTGGTCATGGAGCCTCCTGCGCACGGCCGGCCTCGTGCTCCTCGACGCCCGGCCCTCGGCCGCGGCCACCCGGGAGATCCGGGAGCGGCTGGAGACCGGCGGCGACCGGATCAGCGACCTGCATCTCTGGCAGGTCGGTCCGGGCCACCGCGCCGCCGTGATCGCCCTCGTCAGCGACGATCCGCAGCCGCCCGCCCACTACAAGGCCCGGCTCGCCGGGGTGAGGGGTTTGAGCCACGTCACCGTGGAGGTCCAGCCCTGCCCGAGGCATGCGGCGGTGGCCTGA
- the zwf gene encoding glucose-6-phosphate dehydrogenase, with translation MAEPTTALKDKAACGTKPAPPCTLVIFGAGGDLTKRLLMPSLYNLAGAGLLSEGFSILGIDHNDGTDESLRENLTRTLEAFSKDPTSEFHADHIDPTSWGFIRDRLHYLKGDFEKPETYEAVKQRVTGSAVFYCAVAARFFGTIVDGLGQAGLLKQEGDSFRRVVIEKPFGSDLDSARALNARILKQGDESQFYRIDHFLGKETVQSIMAFRFANGLLEPVWRREYIDSIQITAAETVGVEERGGFYEPTGALRDMVPNHMFQLLCMVGMEPPNSFDAEAVRTEKAKLAEAVRPIPPEDAVRGQYSAGTSEGRDVPAYRDEPHVSKDSVTETYIALKLHIENWRWAGVPFYIRTGKRMTGRRTEIAILFKPAPFKMFEDTPTADLGPTVMRILIDPDHGVSTEFNVKVPGPQMKIGRVRSGFRYKDFFADRPNVGYETLLYDCMTGDATLFQRADNIEAGWAAVEPLLKGWPQAEVAFYPAGSAGPKEADDLLARDGRHWLGLDGQTD, from the coding sequence ATGGCCGAGCCGACGACAGCCCTCAAGGACAAGGCGGCCTGCGGCACCAAGCCGGCGCCGCCCTGCACGCTGGTGATTTTCGGGGCCGGCGGCGACCTGACCAAGCGCCTGCTGATGCCCTCACTCTACAATCTGGCGGGGGCCGGGCTCCTGTCGGAGGGCTTCTCGATCCTCGGCATCGACCACAACGACGGCACCGACGAATCCCTGCGCGAAAACCTCACCCGGACCCTGGAGGCGTTCAGCAAGGACCCGACGTCCGAGTTCCACGCCGACCACATCGACCCGACGAGCTGGGGCTTCATCCGGGACCGGCTGCACTACCTCAAGGGCGATTTCGAGAAGCCCGAGACCTACGAGGCCGTGAAGCAGCGGGTCACCGGCAGCGCGGTGTTCTACTGCGCGGTGGCGGCGCGCTTCTTCGGGACGATCGTGGACGGGCTCGGTCAAGCCGGCCTGCTCAAGCAGGAAGGCGACAGCTTCCGCCGCGTGGTCATCGAGAAGCCGTTCGGCTCCGATCTCGACTCGGCCCGGGCGCTCAATGCCCGGATCCTCAAACAGGGCGACGAGAGCCAGTTCTACCGGATCGACCACTTCCTGGGTAAGGAGACCGTGCAGTCGATCATGGCGTTCCGCTTCGCCAACGGCCTGCTCGAGCCGGTCTGGCGGCGGGAATACATCGATAGCATCCAGATCACGGCCGCCGAGACGGTCGGAGTCGAGGAGCGCGGCGGCTTCTACGAGCCGACCGGGGCGCTGCGCGACATGGTGCCGAACCACATGTTCCAGCTGCTCTGCATGGTCGGGATGGAGCCGCCGAACTCCTTCGACGCCGAGGCCGTGCGCACCGAGAAGGCGAAGCTCGCCGAGGCCGTGCGGCCGATCCCGCCCGAGGACGCGGTGCGCGGGCAGTACTCAGCCGGCACCTCGGAGGGGCGCGACGTCCCGGCCTACCGGGACGAGCCGCACGTCTCCAAGGACTCGGTCACCGAGACCTACATCGCGTTGAAGCTCCACATCGAGAATTGGCGCTGGGCCGGCGTGCCGTTCTACATCCGCACCGGCAAGCGCATGACCGGGCGGCGCACCGAGATCGCGATCCTGTTCAAGCCTGCCCCGTTCAAGATGTTCGAGGACACGCCGACCGCCGATCTCGGGCCGACCGTGATGCGGATCCTGATCGATCCCGATCACGGCGTCAGTACCGAGTTCAACGTCAAGGTGCCGGGGCCGCAGATGAAGATTGGCCGGGTCCGCTCCGGCTTCCGCTACAAGGACTTCTTCGCCGACCGGCCGAATGTCGGCTACGAGACGCTGCTCTACGATTGCATGACCGGCGACGCGACCCTGTTCCAGCGCGCCGACAACATCGAGGCCGGCTGGGCGGCGGTGGAGCCGCTGCTCAAGGGCTGGCCGCAGGCGGAGGTAGCCTTCTACCCGGCCGGGAGCGCCGGCCCGAAGGAGGCCGACGACCTCCTGGCGCGCGACGGCCGCCACTGGCTGGGCCTCGACGGGCAGACCGACTGA
- a CDS encoding homoserine kinase: protein MAVYTEVSDAALADFLSAYAIGGLLSYKGIAEGVENSNFFLHTTDGAYILTLYEKRVREQDLPFFIGLMEHLSARGLACPQPVRDRAGQALGQLCGRPAAIVSFLEGVSVKAPGAEHCRELGRALAALHEAGRDFAMVRENSLSVSSWRPLFAQAEAQADSVEPGLAERTRADLAVLEAHWPRDLPGGVIHADLFTDNVFFIGDALSGLIDFYFACTDAFAYDLAVCLNAWCFDPDGTFHRDRAAALIAGYEAVRPLEPAEVAALPILCRGAALRFMLTRLVDWLNVPPGALVKPKDPREFDRRLTFHRQARDARDYGRPG, encoded by the coding sequence GTGGCCGTCTACACCGAGGTTTCCGACGCAGCGCTCGCCGACTTCCTGTCGGCCTACGCGATCGGCGGCCTGCTCTCCTACAAGGGCATCGCCGAGGGCGTCGAGAACTCGAACTTCTTCCTGCACACGACCGACGGCGCCTACATCCTGACGCTCTACGAGAAGCGCGTCCGGGAGCAGGACCTGCCGTTCTTCATCGGGCTGATGGAGCACCTCTCGGCCCGCGGCCTCGCCTGCCCGCAGCCAGTCCGGGACCGAGCCGGCCAAGCCCTCGGCCAGCTCTGCGGCCGGCCCGCCGCCATCGTGAGCTTCCTGGAGGGCGTCTCGGTCAAGGCGCCGGGCGCCGAGCATTGCCGGGAACTCGGCCGGGCGCTGGCCGCGCTCCACGAGGCCGGCCGGGACTTCGCCATGGTGCGGGAGAACAGCCTGTCGGTCTCGTCCTGGCGGCCGCTCTTCGCGCAGGCTGAGGCCCAGGCCGATTCGGTCGAGCCCGGCCTCGCGGAGCGGACCCGGGCCGACCTCGCCGTTCTTGAGGCGCACTGGCCCCGCGATCTGCCGGGTGGCGTGATCCACGCCGACCTGTTCACCGACAACGTGTTCTTCATCGGCGACGCGCTGTCGGGCCTGATCGACTTCTACTTCGCCTGCACGGATGCGTTCGCGTACGACCTCGCGGTCTGCCTCAACGCGTGGTGCTTCGACCCCGACGGCACCTTCCACCGCGACAGGGCGGCGGCCCTGATCGCCGGCTACGAGGCGGTGCGACCGCTCGAACCCGCCGAGGTCGCTGCCCTGCCGATCCTGTGCCGGGGCGCCGCCCTGCGCTTCATGCTGACCCGCCTGGTCGACTGGCTGAACGTGCCGCCGGGCGCCCTGGTGAAGCCCAAGGACCCGCGGGAATTCGATCGCCGGCTCACCTTCCACCGGCAGGCGCGGGACGCCCGGGATTACGGGCGGCCGGGCTGA
- the ispH gene encoding 4-hydroxy-3-methylbut-2-enyl diphosphate reductase — protein MTVDIATPEPVLGTAGKPPLEILLCAPRGFCAGVVRAIDVVERALAIYGPPVYVRHEIVHNKYVVESLKRKGAVFVRELDEVPDGAAPVIFSAHGVAKTVPANADSRGLTTIDATCPLVTKVHREAEIHHKRGRHVLLVGHSGHPEVVGTMGQLPKGSITLAEDLEQIAALTPDNPDNLAWVTQTTLSVDDTRHIAEALKKKFPNITGPHKDDICYATTNRQEAVKQVAPLVDALIVVGSPNSPNSQRLREVAERVGCPITRLVLRAEEIDWPAFEGIRKLGLTAGASAPEVLVEEIIDAFAARYDVIADTVSTVIEDMVFPLPRELRSEAAE, from the coding sequence ATGACCGTCGATATCGCGACCCCCGAGCCCGTCCTGGGCACCGCCGGCAAGCCGCCGCTGGAGATCCTGCTCTGCGCCCCGCGCGGCTTCTGCGCCGGCGTGGTGCGGGCCATCGACGTGGTGGAGCGGGCGCTCGCCATCTATGGGCCGCCCGTCTACGTCCGCCACGAGATCGTGCACAACAAGTACGTGGTCGAGAGCCTGAAGCGGAAGGGCGCGGTGTTCGTCCGCGAGCTCGACGAGGTGCCGGACGGCGCCGCCCCGGTGATCTTCTCCGCCCACGGCGTCGCCAAGACGGTGCCGGCGAACGCTGATTCGCGCGGGCTGACCACGATCGACGCCACCTGCCCGCTGGTCACCAAGGTCCACCGCGAGGCCGAGATCCACCACAAGCGCGGCCGCCACGTGCTGCTGGTCGGCCATTCCGGCCATCCCGAGGTGGTCGGCACGATGGGCCAGCTGCCCAAGGGCTCGATCACCCTCGCCGAGGATCTCGAGCAGATCGCGGCCCTGACCCCGGACAATCCCGACAACCTCGCCTGGGTGACCCAGACCACCCTGTCGGTCGACGACACCCGCCACATCGCCGAGGCGCTGAAGAAGAAGTTCCCGAACATTACCGGGCCGCACAAGGACGACATCTGCTACGCCACCACCAACCGCCAGGAGGCGGTGAAGCAGGTGGCGCCGCTGGTCGACGCGCTGATCGTGGTCGGCTCGCCGAACTCGCCGAACTCGCAGCGCCTGCGCGAGGTCGCCGAGCGCGTCGGCTGCCCGATCACCCGCCTGGTGCTCCGTGCCGAGGAGATCGACTGGCCGGCCTTCGAGGGCATCCGCAAGCTCGGCCTCACCGCCGGCGCCTCGGCCCCCGAGGTGCTGGTCGAGGAGATCATCGACGCCTTCGCGGCCCGCTACGACGTGATCGCCGACACGGTCTCGACGGTGATCGAGGACATGGTCTTCCCGCTGCCGCGGGAGCTGCGCAGCGAGGCCGCTGAGTAG
- a CDS encoding C40 family peptidase, whose protein sequence is MTETLDPRLTPARADLADLRLRGRVTAARYVAAVSRRVTAPAAPLRRAPSDTAGLDTEALLGDAVDVYDEADGFAFVQLVRDGYVGYLPAASLGPAAPEPTHRVTALRTFLYPEPDLKRPVRAHLSLGARLVVTGETGAYLETPGGFVFARHCAPVTAREPDYAATAARLLGTPYLWGGRTSLGLDCSGLVQLCLDAAGLPCPRDADMQERDLGYALPRDHADLRRGDFVFWRGHVGLMLDSETLIHANGHHMAVAAEPLAEAVARIQSDSFGAVTGIRRL, encoded by the coding sequence ATGACCGAGACCCTCGATCCCCGGCTCACCCCAGCCCGTGCCGATCTCGCCGATCTCCGCCTGCGCGGCCGGGTCACCGCGGCGCGCTACGTGGCGGCCGTGTCGCGCCGGGTGACGGCGCCCGCTGCGCCGCTGCGCCGGGCGCCATCCGACACGGCCGGGCTCGATACCGAGGCTCTCCTCGGTGACGCCGTCGACGTCTACGACGAGGCGGACGGCTTCGCCTTCGTGCAGCTCGTCCGCGACGGCTATGTCGGCTACCTGCCGGCCGCCAGCCTGGGCCCGGCCGCACCGGAGCCGACCCACCGGGTCACGGCCCTGCGCACCTTCCTGTATCCCGAGCCGGACCTGAAGCGGCCGGTCCGCGCCCATCTGAGTCTCGGGGCGCGCCTCGTGGTGACCGGCGAGACAGGCGCGTATCTGGAGACCCCGGGCGGCTTCGTGTTCGCCCGCCATTGCGCGCCGGTGACGGCCCGCGAGCCCGACTATGCGGCGACCGCCGCGCGGCTCCTCGGGACGCCCTATCTGTGGGGCGGGCGCACCAGCCTCGGGCTCGACTGCTCGGGCCTCGTGCAGCTCTGCCTCGACGCAGCCGGCCTGCCCTGCCCGCGCGACGCCGACATGCAGGAGCGCGACCTCGGCTATGCGCTGCCGCGCGACCACGCGGACCTGCGCCGGGGAGACTTCGTGTTCTGGCGCGGCCATGTCGGGCTGATGCTCGATTCCGAGACGCTGATCCACGCCAACGGTCACCACATGGCGGTGGCGGCCGAGCCCCTGGCCGAGGCCGTGGCCCGGATCCAGTCGGACAGTTTCGGCGCCGTGACCGGCATCCGGCGCCTCTGA